In Candidatus Hinthialibacter antarcticus, the DNA window CAACCAAACTTGGGAAACCAAAACAACGCAATATAAAGGCAATACACGTGATGCTCATAACTCGATCAGTATCATGGTCGACGGCAGCGGGATATTGCACATGTCGTGGGACCATCATGGCCATGAATTGCGGTATTGCCGCAGCAAAGAACCTGGCTCTCTAGAACTCACTGAGAAAATGCCAATGACTGGCAAAAAAGAAAACAAGGTCACATATCCCGAATTTTACCGTCTGCCAAATGGAAATCTGCTTTTTCTGTATCGTGATGGATCATCAGGACGAGGCGATCTTATGATGAATCATTACAATTACAAAACCCAGACTTGGAGCCAACGGCAGGATGCTTTCATCAATGGAGAAGATGAACGAAATGCATACTGGCAGATGTGTACAGATAACAATGGAGCCATTCACATCTCCTGGGTGTGGCGAGAATCGGGCGATGTCGCCTCAAATCACGATATCTGTTATGCAAAATCGCTTGATGAAGGAAAAACATGGCTTAAATCCAATGGCGAGCAGTATACGTTACCTATAACCGCTGAAAATGCAGAATATGCTGCGCGAATTCCAATGAGTAGTGAGTTGATTAATACAACGTCTATGAGTGCGAATGACAAGAGCAACCCATACATAGCAACCTATTGGCGTCCTCAAGGCTCTGACGTTCCTCAGTATCATTTGGTCTTTCATGACGGAAAAGATTGGAACATCAGACAGATCACAAACCGGGAAACCCCTTTCAGTATTAAAGGAGGAGGAACAAGACGGATTTCCATCTCACGCTGCCAGATTGTCGTGGACAGTCAAGAAAACATGGATGTGGCTTATATGCTCTTTCGGGATGTTGAAAGAGACAATCGTCTATCAGTTGCGATAAGTGAAAATGCACAGCTTTCTGGCTGGCGATTCGAAGATTTGACTGACTTTTCCTTGGGCATGTGGGAACCATCGTACGATACAGAGATGTGGAAGCGAGAAAAGAAGCTGCATGTTTTTATTCAAAAAGTTGGGCAAGGAGACGGGGAAAGCATTGAAGATATCCCACCACAGACAGTATCTATCCTGGAATGGAATATAGAGTGATTTTTTTGATTTTGTTATAAAAACATCTTGACTTGCCTTCTCTACATCTTTAATAATACTAATACGTAAAATTAAGGGCCGTTTAAAAGCGTGTTTCTGTGTATTCTAGGGGGAGCATCATGGCTAGATTACCAAAAAGTATACGGATTAACCGATTGGTCGAATTACTCCGTCCCAATCAGCATTATCAGACCGCAGAGAAACTCGCGCAAGAACTTAAAGTAACAGAACGTACTTTCTATCGGGATTTAGGCGCACTATCCAATCTGGGCTATTCGGTCTATCACGATAGAGGGTATAAACTTCACAAGACGATGCCGCCCGTTAAGGCCTCGCTCTCACCTGAAGACCTTCAAACGCTGCGTTTGCTTACTGACACGTCCTCATTACACAAATTGCCTGAAGTCAAACAGCGTTGCATCATTTTATTCAGCAAGTTAGAGAATATAGTCCCGGTTGAAACTGACGAGACGGATGAAACGATGATCTGCACCGGTGACGGTCTCTCGCCTGATCAATTGAAAATTTCACTCAAAAAAATTGAAGCGGCCTTATCGAAGAAAAGTGTTTGCCAGGTGTCGTACCAGGGGTTGAAGGACAACAAACCACTCGAGCGCACCATTCATCCTTACGGCTTAACAATTCGCGCGGGCAATTGGTACTTGGTTGCTTTTGACGAAGAGCGCAATGATTTCCGAACATTCCGGTTGGAACGAATTTTCAAATTAAAAGTTGAACAGGTGACCTTCAAACGTGATGACAGATTTAATCTGGATAATTATTTTGCGAACAGTTGGGCCGTGTTTCGAGGCAAGCCAACGAAAGTGAAAATTCTTCTCAAGGGAATCGCCGCCAAAATTGCAACAGAACGTAACTGGCCCAAAGATCGTGAAATTGAATGGCAAGACGATAATACGGCAATTCTCACAGCCACGGTAAACGGGACGGAAGAAATCATGGCTTGGGTGATGAGCCTGGGCAGTGACGCCGAATTGCTTGCCCCAAAATTACTAAAAAACCAGTTGATCAAAGCGCTTCAGCGCACTTTAGCGGGGTATGAGAAATTGGGGTGACAGCGGTTGTCAGGTAGAGGCGGTATATTGAAGATGATACAACTTGAAGAGCAATTTCCACATAAATTCTAATGAAATGGG includes these proteins:
- a CDS encoding transcriptional regulator, producing MARLPKSIRINRLVELLRPNQHYQTAEKLAQELKVTERTFYRDLGALSNLGYSVYHDRGYKLHKTMPPVKASLSPEDLQTLRLLTDTSSLHKLPEVKQRCIILFSKLENIVPVETDETDETMICTGDGLSPDQLKISLKKIEAALSKKSVCQVSYQGLKDNKPLERTIHPYGLTIRAGNWYLVAFDEERNDFRTFRLERIFKLKVEQVTFKRDDRFNLDNYFANSWAVFRGKPTKVKILLKGIAAKIATERNWPKDREIEWQDDNTAILTATVNGTEEIMAWVMSLGSDAELLAPKLLKNQLIKALQRTLAGYEKLG
- a CDS encoding BNR repeat-containing protein, whose product is MKMNFFCVSLLLIILLSSSAAEINITPIGLGWARNSINTVIFRRNSVVTHEQTQYVAYYDADSHVVLAKRNLNNQTWETKTTQYKGNTRDAHNSISIMVDGSGILHMSWDHHGHELRYCRSKEPGSLELTEKMPMTGKKENKVTYPEFYRLPNGNLLFLYRDGSSGRGDLMMNHYNYKTQTWSQRQDAFINGEDERNAYWQMCTDNNGAIHISWVWRESGDVASNHDICYAKSLDEGKTWLKSNGEQYTLPITAENAEYAARIPMSSELINTTSMSANDKSNPYIATYWRPQGSDVPQYHLVFHDGKDWNIRQITNRETPFSIKGGGTRRISISRCQIVVDSQENMDVAYMLFRDVERDNRLSVAISENAQLSGWRFEDLTDFSLGMWEPSYDTEMWKREKKLHVFIQKVGQGDGESIEDIPPQTVSILEWNIE